In Desulfosediminicola ganghwensis, a single window of DNA contains:
- a CDS encoding type II and III secretion system protein family protein, with translation MKSTTGVPGMVGVCAVALVMLCSIWTGILPPASIATAAEIEIDTKSGKPINLQINKLGKIKSPWPVARAHVVDPEIAELVYSKTQSPYWVFVSGKSAGTTQLTLWGEKNRMLGTYEVIVSADTTGLKKTLYEIFPNDDISVRSSGGYLTLTGTVSDSMKLSKVLTLAEAYAPEKVINLLQVGGLQQVMLEVRIAEISKTTGKELGVNFAWEGDDNFALSLLDNLTAIPEDGWPGNPIEVSSSVNSVLGFVTGDTLIVAIDALQEDGLMQILAKPTLIAQSGQNASFLAGGEFPYPVADGIDSITFEWKPFGIGLNFTPTVLGNDTISMVVSPEVSDLDFSTTVSYAGYVVPAIETRRMSTVVELKDGQSFAVAGLLKDYVSESIAKFPILGDIPILGALFRSTKYQKDETELVVIVTPHLVKPVDGDELPLPTDSFVEPNTFELLMLGMMEKPQWSSSQSTASASTDLDVEGAGVSANDFGYILPE, from the coding sequence GTGAAAAGCACGACTGGAGTACCCGGAATGGTGGGTGTTTGTGCTGTTGCTCTTGTAATGCTCTGTTCGATATGGACAGGCATCTTGCCACCCGCCTCGATTGCAACTGCAGCTGAGATTGAGATTGATACCAAGAGTGGCAAGCCTATTAATCTGCAGATTAACAAACTCGGCAAGATCAAATCCCCCTGGCCGGTGGCCCGCGCCCATGTGGTCGACCCGGAGATCGCCGAGCTGGTCTACTCTAAAACCCAGTCGCCCTATTGGGTATTTGTCAGTGGCAAGTCGGCCGGCACTACTCAGCTCACCCTTTGGGGTGAGAAAAACAGGATGCTCGGCACGTATGAGGTGATCGTCAGCGCCGATACCACAGGTTTGAAAAAGACCCTTTATGAAATATTCCCCAATGATGATATCTCGGTCCGCTCATCAGGCGGCTACCTCACCTTGACCGGCACCGTTTCTGATTCAATGAAGCTCTCCAAAGTGCTTACTCTGGCAGAAGCTTATGCCCCTGAAAAAGTAATTAATCTGCTCCAGGTTGGTGGGCTCCAGCAGGTGATGCTGGAAGTGCGAATTGCTGAAATCTCCAAAACCACCGGTAAGGAATTGGGGGTGAACTTCGCGTGGGAGGGGGACGATAACTTTGCCTTGAGCCTTCTTGATAATTTGACCGCCATTCCTGAAGACGGTTGGCCGGGCAACCCTATAGAGGTGTCGAGTTCTGTGAACTCAGTACTTGGTTTTGTTACAGGCGACACTTTGATCGTGGCAATAGACGCCCTGCAGGAGGACGGTCTGATGCAGATACTGGCGAAACCGACTTTGATTGCCCAGAGTGGGCAGAACGCCAGTTTCCTGGCTGGTGGTGAGTTCCCCTATCCGGTGGCGGACGGTATCGACAGTATAACCTTCGAATGGAAACCCTTTGGCATTGGCCTCAATTTTACCCCCACGGTTTTAGGAAATGATACTATCTCCATGGTTGTCTCACCCGAGGTCTCCGACCTTGATTTCAGTACCACTGTCTCTTATGCAGGCTATGTGGTCCCGGCCATCGAGACCAGGCGCATGTCTACTGTGGTTGAACTGAAAGATGGACAAAGCTTTGCTGTAGCCGGTCTTTTGAAAGATTATGTCAGTGAATCGATTGCTAAGTTTCCGATCCTGGGTGATATTCCAATTTTGGGAGCTCTGTTTCGTTCCACCAAATACCAGAAAGATGAGACCGAACTGGTGGTTATCGTCACCCCACATCTGGTGAAACCTGTGGATGGTGATGAGCTGCCCCTGCCCACAGACTCATTTGTAGAACCCAATACCTTTGAGCTTTTGATGTTGGGTATGATGGAGAAACCGCAGTGGTCATCCAGCCAAAGTACTGCGTCTGCCTCGACAGATTTAGATGTCGAAGGGGCGGGCGTTTCAGCGAATGATTTTGGCTATATCCTGCCGGAATAG
- a CDS encoding TadE/TadG family type IV pilus assembly protein → MLKSESGASAVEFALVSPLLFVLTFGIIEFGLLLYDYAVITNASREGARAAVVYREPIVSTKDITDIVIAYANEHGRLINLGVAGPSSLTEEDVDVIPLEEDRQAARDAGGNTSVDVEVQVNYTYNFLVLPDLTKLIGGNFETASIPLKAYTKMRME, encoded by the coding sequence ATGCTTAAATCGGAATCCGGCGCCTCTGCTGTTGAATTTGCTTTAGTTTCACCATTACTCTTTGTACTCACTTTTGGCATCATCGAGTTCGGCCTGCTGCTATATGATTACGCCGTGATAACTAACGCCTCTCGGGAAGGAGCTAGGGCGGCTGTTGTATACCGGGAACCTATTGTCAGTACTAAGGATATAACAGATATAGTAATCGCTTATGCTAATGAACATGGTCGCCTCATCAATTTGGGAGTAGCTGGGCCCAGTTCCTTGACGGAGGAGGATGTCGATGTGATTCCATTAGAAGAAGACCGCCAGGCAGCCAGGGACGCAGGAGGTAATACTTCTGTGGATGTCGAGGTACAAGTGAATTACACATATAATTTTTTAGTATTACCTGATCTTACAAAGCTTATTGGTGGCAATTTTGAAACAGCGTCTATTCCGCTTAAAGCATACACCAAGATGCGGATGGAGTGA
- a CDS encoding pilus assembly protein TadG-related protein: MNSKITKKIGNESGAVAIYVAILLPVLLMVAAFGIDINHVFGVRNELQNAADAAALAGAMELNDINGVLTVEDAKLEGERVAKLHSAGGQAVSEMVIQTGHWSNTTGIFTPSENDTQLENWQDIPGDLLDLDTNFINAVRAQTTRSDSPAFFAKIFGIDSLAVTNDAVAWVGFNELTVNYPYAICADTIGWDDNNDDVPDPECNVGSASNDRNNKDDDYDPTSETSMWTNLVQDEMCSEISTNANEMKELTATCGDGAWSLNKLEPTGATNGEVVPAFNNMYQCWENFRDNNGDIPWQLVLPVVDCDDSNTCPKLLGAIQVSIVWMIDQEGPNMDYVPTEMEHPSDPDAGTQAWTWRCDPLSEGQSPETCWAEFVDKFGLKDVSGDPAAYMKRSVYFMTTCMEAEPEGNSSFNPASKILAKYPKLVE, encoded by the coding sequence ATGAATTCTAAAATAACCAAAAAAATCGGTAATGAATCTGGAGCAGTAGCAATTTATGTTGCCATTTTATTGCCTGTTCTGCTGATGGTCGCTGCATTTGGCATAGACATAAACCATGTTTTTGGCGTTCGCAATGAACTGCAAAACGCTGCAGACGCAGCGGCCTTGGCTGGCGCTATGGAACTCAATGACATCAATGGAGTACTTACAGTTGAGGATGCAAAACTTGAGGGCGAGCGAGTTGCAAAATTGCATTCTGCTGGCGGCCAAGCCGTATCAGAGATGGTTATCCAGACAGGTCATTGGTCCAACACTACAGGGATATTCACGCCAAGTGAAAATGATACTCAGTTGGAAAATTGGCAGGACATACCAGGTGATCTTTTAGATTTAGATACAAATTTTATAAATGCTGTCAGGGCGCAGACGACTAGAAGTGACAGCCCGGCATTTTTCGCGAAAATATTCGGTATTGACAGCCTTGCAGTGACTAACGATGCAGTGGCATGGGTCGGGTTTAATGAACTCACAGTTAATTACCCTTATGCGATATGTGCCGATACAATTGGATGGGACGATAACAATGATGATGTTCCTGATCCTGAATGTAATGTGGGCTCAGCTTCTAATGATCGAAATAATAAAGACGATGATTACGATCCAACATCAGAGACATCCATGTGGACTAATTTGGTACAGGATGAGATGTGTAGTGAAATTTCTACAAATGCGAACGAAATGAAGGAGCTGACAGCGACCTGTGGAGATGGGGCATGGTCGTTAAATAAACTAGAGCCAACTGGAGCAACAAATGGTGAAGTAGTACCGGCGTTTAACAATATGTATCAATGCTGGGAAAACTTTAGAGATAACAATGGCGATATTCCATGGCAATTGGTGTTACCGGTGGTCGATTGCGATGATAGTAATACCTGCCCAAAGCTTTTGGGTGCAATTCAAGTCAGCATAGTATGGATGATTGATCAAGAGGGGCCAAACATGGATTATGTCCCCACAGAAATGGAGCACCCTTCTGATCCAGATGCGGGGACTCAAGCATGGACATGGAGATGTGACCCCTTGAGTGAAGGTCAATCACCGGAAACATGCTGGGCCGAATTTGTGGATAAATTTGGACTTAAAGATGTTTCAGGAGATCCGGCTGCCTATATGAAGCGAAGCGTTTACTTCATGACCACCTGTATGGAAGCTGAGCCTGAAGGAAATAGTAGTTTTAACCCTGCCTCAAAAATATTAGCAAAATATCCCAAACTTGTTGAATAA
- a CDS encoding AAA family ATPase: MSRQEITLSIQLAVKAPDVHRELVRIVGELDQFSIQEREDAAWVDVLVLEIGHDPAAEFETIRLLLKENVVGALFLTASEATTDLLLPAMRAGAREFFQQPIDAAEVKQALEAVLQKRLRELNPGSTVSEKGKIYSVVGAKGGVGTTTFAVNFATSIQALNKDRLVALIDMNPFTGEIPFFLDLKTDTDWEEIGRNLSRLDAPYLQSAMARHSSGVFVLPAPPKLDRELKMATGFLFKLVSAMREFFDDIVIDCGMSISGDAMKICEYSESIYLISTMSMPCIINVRKLQQSFASAAGVTNGRLQVVANRFEKKGQLSLAEASKLLGSDIVNIIPNDYPLTMSAVSSGKTVAEVAKRSQVAKAYRKLAQSVTGPQVGKAGGLFGLFR; the protein is encoded by the coding sequence ATGAGCAGACAAGAAATCACACTGTCAATCCAGTTGGCGGTAAAAGCACCGGATGTCCATCGCGAACTGGTGCGAATTGTCGGGGAACTAGACCAGTTCAGTATTCAGGAGAGAGAGGATGCCGCCTGGGTTGATGTCCTGGTGCTGGAGATAGGTCATGATCCGGCCGCGGAGTTCGAGACCATTCGCCTGTTGTTGAAGGAAAACGTGGTGGGAGCACTCTTTCTCACCGCCTCCGAGGCGACCACCGATCTGCTGTTGCCGGCCATGCGTGCCGGGGCACGGGAATTCTTTCAGCAGCCGATAGATGCTGCCGAGGTCAAGCAAGCGCTGGAAGCTGTTTTGCAAAAGCGTTTACGCGAGCTGAATCCAGGCAGCACCGTTTCAGAGAAAGGAAAGATATACAGCGTGGTCGGTGCAAAGGGTGGTGTCGGCACCACCACCTTCGCGGTGAACTTCGCCACCTCCATCCAGGCGCTCAATAAAGATCGTCTGGTGGCACTGATTGATATGAACCCCTTTACGGGTGAGATCCCTTTTTTTCTCGATCTCAAGACGGATACCGATTGGGAGGAGATCGGCCGTAACCTGAGCAGGCTGGATGCCCCCTATCTGCAGAGCGCTATGGCTCGCCATTCCTCTGGTGTTTTTGTGCTGCCCGCTCCCCCGAAGCTGGATAGAGAGTTGAAGATGGCCACTGGATTCCTCTTCAAGCTGGTCAGTGCCATGCGGGAATTCTTTGACGATATCGTCATTGATTGCGGCATGTCCATCTCCGGTGATGCGATGAAGATTTGTGAATATTCGGAATCAATTTATCTCATCTCCACCATGAGCATGCCCTGCATCATCAACGTGCGCAAGCTCCAGCAATCATTCGCATCTGCGGCGGGAGTCACCAACGGTAGACTGCAGGTTGTGGCCAACCGCTTCGAGAAAAAAGGCCAGCTGAGCCTGGCCGAGGCGAGCAAGCTGCTCGGTAGTGATATCGTCAACATTATTCCCAACGACTACCCCCTCACCATGTCTGCGGTGAGCAGCGGAAAGACGGTGGCCGAGGTTGCCAAGAGATCACAAGTTGCCAAGGCCTATAGAAAATTGGCACAATCAGTAACTGGTCCGCAGGTCGGCAAGGCGGGAGGGCTATTCGGGCTGTTCAGATAA
- a CDS encoding CpaF family protein has protein sequence MAELREILKSLEEQNAPAANQVEGVAPLEDVDLSDEYFELKATIHDRLAKVIDLSLLDDIEEYRLRREISRATETILDDNSIETIPLNARERGRLLKEIENEVIGLGPLEDLMSDSSISDILVNSYNSVYVERFGKLEKSRVRFKDDAHLMRIIEKIVSAVGRRIDEISPMVDARLADGSRVNAIIPPLALDGPSLSIRRFSVDPLTLKDLILLKTMTSTLGELLKSIVGARLNVLISGGTGSGKTTMLNVMSQFVSPAERIVTIEDSAELQLKQDHVVRLETRPPNIEGKGQITQRNLVRNCLRMRPDRIIVGEVRGAEAVDMLQAMNTGHDGSLTTVHANTPVDALMRIETMVNMAGFNLPSEYIKKYIASAVDVVIQVERLMDGSRKVVSLQEITGMEGNVITMQEIISFDQQGVDSEGKVIGHFTTHGIRPKFFDRFLRMGLPMPDLVMEESEERTR, from the coding sequence ATGGCGGAACTGAGGGAAATTCTCAAGAGTCTTGAAGAGCAGAATGCACCTGCAGCAAACCAAGTGGAAGGAGTAGCGCCATTAGAGGATGTTGATCTCTCTGATGAATATTTTGAGTTGAAGGCTACAATTCACGATCGGCTCGCAAAAGTTATCGACCTCTCGCTGCTCGATGATATCGAGGAGTATCGCCTGCGACGGGAGATCAGTCGGGCAACGGAGACCATCCTTGATGACAATAGCATCGAGACCATCCCCCTCAACGCCAGGGAGCGCGGTCGGCTGCTGAAGGAGATCGAAAACGAGGTTATTGGACTTGGCCCGCTGGAAGATTTGATGAGCGATAGCTCCATATCGGACATCCTGGTAAATTCCTATAACTCGGTCTATGTTGAGCGATTCGGTAAACTGGAAAAGAGCAGGGTCCGCTTCAAGGACGATGCCCACCTGATGCGTATCATCGAGAAGATTGTCTCCGCCGTTGGCCGAAGAATCGATGAGATCTCGCCCATGGTGGATGCCAGGCTGGCGGACGGTTCCCGCGTCAACGCCATTATCCCCCCACTGGCACTGGATGGCCCGTCCCTCTCTATCAGGCGTTTCTCTGTAGACCCTCTGACCCTAAAAGATCTGATTCTTTTAAAAACAATGACCTCCACTCTTGGGGAACTGCTGAAATCCATTGTCGGGGCCAGGCTGAATGTGCTGATCTCCGGCGGTACCGGTTCGGGCAAGACCACTATGCTCAACGTTATGTCCCAGTTCGTTTCTCCGGCTGAGCGCATAGTTACCATTGAGGACTCCGCGGAATTGCAGCTTAAGCAGGACCATGTCGTCCGTCTCGAGACCAGGCCGCCAAATATAGAGGGCAAGGGCCAGATCACCCAGCGCAACCTGGTACGAAACTGCCTGCGTATGCGGCCGGATCGCATAATCGTCGGTGAGGTGCGCGGGGCCGAGGCGGTGGATATGCTGCAGGCCATGAACACCGGACACGACGGTTCGCTCACCACTGTTCATGCCAATACCCCGGTGGATGCCCTGATGCGTATCGAGACCATGGTCAATATGGCCGGCTTCAACCTGCCCAGTGAATATATCAAGAAATATATTGCCTCGGCGGTGGATGTGGTCATTCAGGTCGAGCGCTTGATGGACGGCTCGAGGAAGGTGGTGAGCCTGCAGGAGATCACCGGTATGGAAGGAAATGTGATAACCATGCAGGAGATTATCTCCTTTGATCAGCAGGGGGTGGATAGTGAAGGCAAAGTAATAGGCCATTTCACCACCCATGGTATCAGGCCGAAATTTTTCGATCGTTTCCTGAGAATGGGTTTGCCGATGCCAGACCTAGTGATGGAGGAATCGGAGGAGAGAACGAGGTAA
- a CDS encoding type II secretion system F family protein codes for MEYAFAAALFFLLLIIFELLYSFFNKGESRPIDRVMERYSRGELPDEQELDILYYRKFSEIKLLNAILSASPIVRRLDSLMQQGGVNMLVGVYLLLTMTIGAVTFLLCSMVSFPSVLSALITGLAMLVPFLYLKFRRARRRSKFEALFPDALDLMGYSLKAGHSIVASFKMVEEEMASPVGEEFGRVVEELNFGMGLDASLRTFSKRIDSTELRFFATSVIIQRETGGNLVEMIEKISEVIRKKFRFREKVKALSAEGKLSAGILLALPFLTGAAILVTSPKYLTVLASDPIGPYLIGIAVTMMSIGTFIMYRLVQLDM; via the coding sequence ATGGAATACGCCTTTGCAGCCGCACTTTTTTTTCTGCTCCTTATCATCTTCGAGTTGCTCTACTCGTTTTTCAACAAGGGTGAAAGCCGCCCTATCGACAGGGTGATGGAGCGCTATAGCCGGGGAGAATTGCCGGACGAGCAGGAACTCGATATCCTTTATTATAGAAAATTCAGTGAAATTAAATTGTTGAATGCTATTCTCAGCGCAAGCCCAATAGTCCGCCGCCTTGATAGCCTGATGCAGCAGGGTGGGGTAAACATGCTTGTAGGTGTCTATCTGCTGCTGACTATGACAATCGGTGCGGTGACCTTTCTGCTCTGCTCAATGGTTTCCTTTCCGTCTGTGCTGAGTGCGCTTATCACTGGCCTTGCTATGCTGGTGCCTTTTCTTTATCTCAAATTTCGGCGTGCCAGAAGACGGAGCAAGTTTGAGGCCCTTTTTCCGGATGCCCTAGATCTTATGGGCTATTCCCTCAAGGCTGGGCATTCCATCGTCGCCAGTTTCAAGATGGTGGAAGAAGAGATGGCCTCACCGGTAGGTGAGGAGTTTGGCCGGGTGGTGGAGGAGTTGAATTTCGGTATGGGCCTCGATGCATCACTCAGAACCTTTTCCAAGAGAATCGACTCTACCGAGCTGCGCTTTTTCGCCACTTCGGTGATTATCCAGCGAGAGACCGGCGGAAACCTAGTCGAGATGATTGAAAAAATTTCTGAGGTGATTCGAAAGAAATTTCGTTTTCGCGAGAAGGTGAAGGCCTTGAGCGCCGAAGGCAAGCTCTCTGCAGGAATCCTGCTTGCATTACCTTTCCTGACTGGAGCGGCAATATTGGTGACCAGCCCTAAATACCTGACCGTTTTGGCCAGTGACCCGATTGGCCCCTATCTCATCGGTATAGCTGTGACCATGATGTCCATCGGCACCTTTATCATGTATCGACTCGTGCAGCTAGATATGTAG
- a CDS encoding type II secretion system F family protein, whose amino-acid sequence MLAQNLPLILSVATFVTLIVLYGAVVSLVGVRKKRNQLISRTRKWSGGANLPCADEYQTSGQRTEKSRLPFGLSRLSRRSGQIGEGGIYANTPLFYQRAGLYNPGVIRLYQTLRYLLLLAPLCYPLFARVVLQRPVGTQIVLGAVLAGALGYYLPVFWLRVVANYRKKDLNRSFPDALDLLMVCMEAGLGIDSAIRRVSREIHIASAELAKELKILSLELKTGMSRNICLRNLARRTDLPDIDNLVSLLIQAEKYGTGVANALRIHAEEMRQRRYSRLEELAAKLPVKLVIPLMIFIFPALFVVIAGPAAIQVLRVIIQG is encoded by the coding sequence ATGCTTGCCCAGAATCTGCCGTTGATATTGTCTGTCGCTACTTTCGTTACACTGATTGTGTTGTATGGCGCTGTGGTTTCGTTAGTTGGTGTTCGAAAAAAACGGAACCAGCTAATAAGTAGAACCCGTAAATGGAGCGGAGGAGCTAACTTACCCTGTGCTGATGAGTACCAGACATCTGGGCAGAGAACAGAGAAATCGCGGCTGCCCTTTGGTCTGTCCCGCTTGTCGCGCCGATCAGGTCAGATTGGCGAGGGTGGTATTTATGCTAATACCCCGCTCTTTTATCAACGGGCCGGACTCTACAATCCCGGCGTCATTCGCCTGTATCAGACACTTCGTTACCTGCTGCTGCTGGCACCTCTCTGCTATCCGCTCTTTGCACGTGTCGTTCTGCAGCGGCCTGTGGGCACCCAAATTGTCCTGGGCGCCGTGCTGGCTGGAGCTTTGGGCTACTATCTGCCAGTGTTTTGGCTTAGGGTGGTTGCCAATTACCGTAAAAAAGACCTGAACCGGAGTTTTCCCGACGCCCTTGACCTGCTGATGGTCTGCATGGAAGCTGGGCTGGGCATCGACTCCGCTATTCGCAGGGTCTCCCGGGAGATCCATATTGCCAGCGCTGAACTTGCCAAGGAATTGAAAATACTCTCCCTGGAATTGAAAACCGGTATGTCGAGGAATATTTGTCTGAGAAACCTGGCGCGCCGGACTGACCTGCCTGATATCGATAACCTGGTAAGTCTTCTTATTCAGGCGGAGAAGTATGGCACGGGTGTAGCCAACGCGCTGAGAATTCATGCGGAGGAGATGCGGCAGAGGCGGTACAGCCGGCTTGAAGAATTGGCCGCAAAGCTGCCGGTAAAGCTGGTTATTCCATTAATGATTTTCATATTTCCGGCCCTTTTCGTGGTTATTGCCGGTCCCGCAGCCATACAGGTGTTGCGGGTAATAATTCAGGGGTGA
- a CDS encoding LytR C-terminal domain-containing protein — protein MKQTISGLKRRYLLALFSFILLTLLLLGSCSAYNSGLGYFDMLDDEKHSLRNKRAAEKFWSSVRPMSTLSESHYKLGRHYQKQGRYKQAIEEFSKALNVDARLCKAYNGIAMSYDALKECDLAHKAYELALGCDPGKAYIYNNYGYSSILCNKLEKGTALLLKAEELSTGSEQIKNNLELAQLATTRQPNADCNILPADVSDVDLAQATPRELATYLATAAEQKIEQEKVVAQKAEAAKKAAEADEVSQDAPALLEQPSVVFVPSAGANFQPHLLVDDFEPQKTEELTLPADTSVAAVNTGHAIKPVLKTTSKSAVPQPAKAMVKVETEKDKGVDIPAFEPKPEMLMLPVDPLAPAKAPEVQAKSPTLPEETEVEDKSQAFFKKTETGVEVSNGNGVTGMARRSSELLGDYGFKVRRITNARSFQFDNSIIYYRDGYLAVAEELSHFIPGDQQLEQVDSLGRSAIGVRVLLGNDMVMLDFPAHFTQLSYVQLEEGKPGVWKDLVTLTMDE, from the coding sequence ATGAAACAGACAATATCCGGCCTGAAACGAAGATATCTGCTCGCACTTTTTTCCTTCATACTGTTGACGTTGCTGTTACTTGGCAGTTGCAGTGCCTATAACAGTGGGCTCGGTTATTTCGATATGCTTGATGATGAAAAGCATAGCCTGCGTAATAAACGGGCGGCCGAAAAGTTTTGGTCCTCCGTGCGACCCATGTCAACCCTTTCCGAGTCCCACTACAAATTAGGCCGTCACTACCAGAAGCAGGGCAGATACAAGCAGGCCATTGAGGAATTTTCCAAGGCCTTGAATGTAGACGCCCGCCTTTGCAAAGCGTATAACGGTATTGCCATGTCTTATGACGCCTTAAAAGAGTGTGATCTGGCACATAAAGCCTACGAACTGGCCCTGGGCTGCGACCCTGGGAAAGCATATATTTACAACAATTACGGGTACTCCAGCATTCTCTGCAATAAGCTGGAAAAGGGGACGGCCTTGCTGCTTAAGGCCGAAGAACTTTCCACCGGCAGTGAACAGATAAAGAATAATCTGGAGCTTGCCCAGCTTGCAACGACCCGGCAGCCAAATGCAGATTGCAATATTTTACCGGCGGATGTCTCAGATGTGGATTTGGCTCAAGCCACTCCCAGAGAGCTGGCAACCTATCTTGCCACTGCAGCAGAGCAGAAAATTGAGCAGGAAAAAGTTGTAGCACAGAAAGCCGAGGCAGCCAAAAAAGCGGCTGAAGCTGATGAGGTGTCTCAGGATGCACCAGCACTGCTTGAACAACCTTCTGTTGTATTTGTGCCCTCAGCAGGAGCAAACTTTCAACCACATTTACTGGTAGATGATTTTGAACCTCAAAAGACCGAAGAATTGACACTACCTGCTGACACAAGTGTTGCAGCGGTGAATACCGGTCATGCGATTAAGCCTGTTTTGAAAACAACAAGCAAATCTGCTGTTCCTCAGCCGGCAAAAGCGATGGTAAAAGTCGAAACCGAAAAAGACAAGGGTGTGGACATACCTGCTTTCGAGCCAAAGCCGGAAATGCTCATGCTGCCTGTTGATCCTCTGGCACCGGCTAAAGCTCCCGAGGTGCAGGCTAAATCACCAACATTGCCTGAAGAGACTGAAGTTGAAGATAAGTCACAGGCTTTTTTCAAAAAGACCGAAACCGGTGTGGAAGTCTCCAATGGCAACGGGGTAACCGGTATGGCCAGGAGAAGTTCAGAGTTGCTGGGTGACTACGGTTTTAAGGTACGTCGCATTACCAATGCCAGAAGTTTTCAGTTTGATAACAGCATAATCTATTACCGTGATGGCTATTTGGCAGTAGCGGAAGAATTATCACATTTTATACCAGGTGACCAGCAACTGGAACAGGTCGATTCACTTGGTAGATCTGCAATCGGTGTTCGAGTACTGTTGGGTAATGATATGGTGATGCTTGATTTTCCGGCCCATTTCACCCAGCTCAGTTATGTGCAACTGGAGGAAGGAAAACCGGGAGTCTGGAAAGATCTGGTAACACTTACCATGGACGAGTAA
- a CDS encoding tetratricopeptide repeat protein: protein MRKTTVLGSECVLSGMGQLVRRYNIALCVSLLLVLLLTGGCSALQDKSAALNLERQIARQQVAREMVHDVSVSEKRSAAEYEELGDRYLLRRDISRAYLYYMRGLEIEPERVSLLEKQAALLLAKHKFFEAEIVYRKLLSINSASAVALEGLGKALFGQNKYDTAAENLQAALAITDASWAIYEYLGLIASHRQDFDLARSWFAKAMELQPDDETLLNNLAVSHYLNGDYKEALRVFSTLAKATDERKVHNNLALTYFKLGYYDQAMTAFKRGSKSEAEAYNSLGYQYLVNSQFLKAIKAFEKAIDLNPKYYVAAEKNLTTAQNAYAAVGGNL, encoded by the coding sequence ATGAGAAAGACAACTGTTTTGGGTAGTGAATGTGTATTATCCGGCATGGGACAACTGGTAAGAAGATACAATATCGCCCTCTGTGTTTCCCTGTTGCTGGTATTGTTGTTGACTGGTGGTTGTTCTGCGTTGCAGGATAAGAGTGCAGCGTTAAATCTGGAGCGGCAGATTGCCCGGCAGCAGGTGGCAAGGGAGATGGTCCATGACGTTTCTGTATCGGAAAAGCGCAGTGCCGCAGAGTATGAAGAGCTTGGTGACAGATATTTGCTGCGTCGCGATATAAGCCGTGCCTATCTCTATTATATGCGAGGGCTTGAGATTGAACCGGAGCGGGTTTCCTTATTGGAAAAACAGGCAGCATTATTGTTGGCAAAGCATAAGTTTTTTGAAGCGGAAATCGTCTATCGAAAGCTGCTATCCATAAACAGTGCCAGCGCAGTGGCACTTGAGGGGCTCGGCAAGGCACTTTTTGGCCAGAACAAATATGATACAGCCGCAGAAAACCTGCAGGCAGCTCTGGCAATTACTGATGCATCCTGGGCCATTTATGAATATCTTGGCCTGATTGCCAGTCATCGGCAGGATTTCGATCTGGCTCGAAGCTGGTTCGCAAAGGCGATGGAACTGCAGCCTGATGACGAAACTTTGCTGAATAATCTTGCTGTCAGCCATTATCTGAATGGTGATTATAAAGAGGCATTACGCGTATTCAGCACGTTGGCAAAAGCAACAGACGAGCGTAAAGTGCATAATAATCTGGCACTTACATATTTTAAACTCGGTTACTATGACCAGGCGATGACGGCCTTTAAAAGGGGCTCGAAGAGTGAGGCAGAAGCGTACAACAGTCTGGGCTATCAATATCTGGTAAACAGTCAGTTTTTGAAGGCAATAAAAGCGTTTGAAAAGGCGATCGACCTGAACCCCAAATATTATGTTGCGGCTGAAAAGAATCTCACCACTGCCCAAAACGCATATGCCGCTGTTGGCGGGAATCTATAG